A single region of the Desulfobaculum xiamenense genome encodes:
- the cysK gene encoding cysteine synthase A, producing the protein MNIADDITRLVGGTPLVYLNKVTEGAPARVAAKLEFFNPCGSVKDRVGVNLILDAESRGLLAPGATVVEPTSGNTGIGLACMCAVRGYRLILTMPESMSIERRTLLAGFGAQIVLTPAAEGMSGSIERARQIVAETPGAFMPLQFDNPANPAIHECTTGSEIWDDTDGEVDIFISAVGTGGTLTGTARALKAKKPEVRVVAVEPADSPVISGGKPGPHGIQGIGAGFIPKNLDTSLVDEAFPVATEDALAMARRLMREEGIMCGISAGAAVHAAVEMARRPENAGKLVVVIIPDTGERYLSTALFADARGQS; encoded by the coding sequence ATGAACATCGCGGACGACATCACCCGCCTCGTGGGCGGCACCCCGCTGGTGTACCTGAACAAGGTCACCGAGGGCGCACCCGCACGCGTTGCGGCGAAGCTCGAATTCTTCAACCCCTGCGGTTCCGTGAAGGACCGCGTGGGCGTGAACCTCATCCTCGACGCCGAAAGTCGGGGACTTCTCGCCCCCGGCGCGACGGTGGTGGAACCCACCAGCGGCAACACCGGCATCGGTCTGGCCTGCATGTGCGCCGTGCGCGGCTACAGGCTCATCCTGACCATGCCGGAGAGCATGAGCATCGAACGCCGCACCCTGCTTGCCGGATTTGGCGCGCAGATCGTGCTGACCCCGGCTGCTGAGGGCATGTCCGGCTCCATCGAGCGGGCGCGGCAGATCGTGGCGGAAACTCCCGGTGCGTTCATGCCGCTGCAGTTCGACAATCCGGCCAACCCGGCCATCCACGAATGCACCACCGGCAGCGAAATCTGGGACGACACCGACGGCGAGGTGGACATCTTCATCTCCGCAGTCGGCACCGGCGGCACACTCACCGGCACGGCGCGCGCCCTCAAGGCCAAAAAACCCGAAGTGCGCGTGGTGGCTGTGGAACCCGCCGACTCTCCCGTCATCTCCGGCGGCAAACCCGGCCCGCACGGCATTCAGGGCATCGGCGCCGGATTCATCCCCAAAAACCTCGACACGAGCCTCGTTGACGAGGCCTTCCCCGTCGCCACCGAGGACGCGCTGGCCATGGCCCGCCGCCTCATGCGCGAGGAAGGCATCATGTGCGGCATCTCGGCCGGAGCGGCGGTGCACGCCGCCGTGGAGATGGCCCGCCGCCCAGAAAACGCGGGCAAGCTCGTCGTGGTCATCATCCCCGATACCGGAGAACGGTATCTGAGCACCGCACTGTTCGCCGACGCGCGCGGACAGTCCTGA
- the epsC gene encoding serine O-acetyltransferase EpsC yields the protein MGFMDDVIDQLCAPGSYESVYHSPKRHAPMPSVEILTEIVSRLRAVLFPGYFGHSEVEPENMRYHIGTNLDKIRRLLTEQINRGHCFVCALEDLDCTRCEEEAERTCRRFIEALPELRRLLATDVMAAYEGDPAAVGPGETIFCYPSIHAVTNYRIAHALQSLGVRLIPRIITEMAHSATGIDIHPGAHIGEHFFIDHGTGTVIGETCVIGRNVRLYQGVTLGAKSFPKDEDGVLIKGIARHPIVEDDVIVYSGATILGRVTIGKGAVIGGNVWLTRDVPAGTRVLQTPADQE from the coding sequence ATGGGCTTCATGGACGACGTCATCGACCAACTGTGCGCACCGGGTTCCTACGAATCAGTGTACCACAGCCCCAAGCGCCACGCCCCCATGCCCTCGGTGGAGATTCTCACCGAGATCGTAAGCAGGCTGCGCGCCGTGCTGTTCCCCGGCTACTTCGGACATTCCGAGGTGGAGCCGGAGAACATGCGCTACCACATCGGCACCAACCTCGACAAAATCCGCCGTCTGCTCACTGAGCAGATCAACCGCGGGCACTGTTTCGTGTGCGCCCTTGAGGACCTCGACTGTACCCGCTGCGAGGAAGAGGCCGAGCGGACCTGCCGCAGGTTCATCGAAGCCCTGCCCGAACTGCGTCGCCTGCTGGCTACGGACGTCATGGCCGCCTACGAGGGCGACCCCGCCGCCGTCGGCCCCGGGGAAACCATCTTCTGCTACCCCAGCATCCACGCAGTGACCAACTACCGCATCGCCCACGCGCTCCAGAGCCTCGGCGTACGGCTCATTCCGCGCATCATCACGGAAATGGCCCACTCCGCCACGGGTATCGACATCCACCCCGGAGCGCACATCGGCGAGCACTTCTTCATCGACCACGGCACAGGCACCGTCATCGGCGAGACCTGCGTCATCGGCCGCAACGTGCGCCTGTATCAGGGCGTGACGCTCGGCGCGAAGAGCTTCCCCAAGGACGAGGACGGCGTGCTCATCAAGGGCATCGCCCGCCACCCCATCGTGGAGGACGACGTCATCGTCTACTCCGGGGCGACCATCCTCGGCCGCGTCACCATCGGCAAGGGCGCGGTCATCGGCGGCAACGTGTGGCTCACCCGCGACGTGCCCGCAGGCACCCGCGTACTCCAGACGCCCGCCGATCAGGAATAG